Proteins encoded within one genomic window of Aerococcus viridans:
- a CDS encoding aldo/keto reductase: MTIPTYTAHDGTKVPQIGFGTYKLKGYDGVESIQSALEAGYRYLDSAYNYENEATVGEAIRRSGIPRDEIQVASKLPGRYHKYDDALVTIQESLMRANLDHYDFYLIHWPNPKEDHYVEAWQALIEAQSRGYIKNLGVSNFLPEHIDRIERETGVLPVVNQVEMHPYFQQKAQRAYHEEKGIITQSWSPFVRANEKIDESVLENEDIKAVGAKYGKSAGQTILRWQTQLGAMPIPKSSKKARQIENLDFFDFKLDEEDLAVFDRLDKPDGRAANQDPAVYQEF, translated from the coding sequence ATGACAATACCAACTTATACAGCGCATGATGGGACCAAAGTCCCACAAATCGGTTTTGGTACCTACAAACTTAAAGGATATGATGGGGTAGAATCTATCCAGTCAGCCTTAGAAGCAGGGTACCGTTACCTAGATTCAGCCTACAACTATGAAAATGAAGCAACAGTAGGTGAAGCTATTCGCCGATCTGGTATTCCAAGAGACGAGATTCAAGTGGCTTCAAAATTACCTGGTCGTTACCACAAATACGATGATGCCCTAGTGACTATTCAAGAATCATTAATGCGGGCTAACTTAGACCACTATGATTTTTACTTGATTCACTGGCCAAATCCAAAAGAAGACCACTATGTTGAAGCTTGGCAAGCACTGATTGAAGCCCAAAGTCGTGGCTACATCAAAAATCTAGGTGTCAGCAACTTCTTACCAGAACATATTGACCGCATTGAGCGTGAAACTGGCGTCTTACCAGTGGTTAACCAAGTAGAAATGCACCCTTACTTCCAACAAAAAGCACAACGCGCTTACCATGAGGAGAAGGGCATTATTACTCAATCTTGGTCACCTTTTGTTCGGGCAAATGAAAAAATTGATGAATCAGTTTTAGAAAATGAAGACATCAAAGCAGTTGGTGCTAAATACGGTAAGTCGGCTGGTCAAACAATTTTACGTTGGCAAACGCAATTAGGGGCTATGCCAATCCCTAAATCAAGCAAGAAAGCGCGTCAAATTGAAAACTTAGACTTCTTTGACTTCAAACTGGATGAAGAAGACTTGGCCGTATTTGACCGTTTAGATAAGCCAGATGGCCGCGCAGCCAACCAAGATCCAGCGGTGTACCAAGAATTTTAG
- a CDS encoding acetyl-CoA C-acetyltransferase — translation MEEVVIVAAKRSAIGKFGGQFKGISAVELGVEVLKETLASIDLDPTKVEQVILGNVLSAGLGQNVARQVALKSGLSNESTAVTINQVCGSGLRTVMMGAQAIMLGDADIVVAGGTENMTRAPYVVDSARWGQRMGNGQMIDTMLHDGLTDAFSNDAMGITAENIADQYGISREAQDEFAAASQVKAVAAKEADRFAEEIVPVTIQQKNGTQVVAEDEGPRSGITAKRLGKLQPAFKEEGTVTAGNSSSINDGAAMLVLMSKRKADELGLKPMVSIASYATGGVDPSIMGTGPIPTTIKALEKANITAGDLDLIEANEAFASQALCVTTSLELPAEKVNVNGGAIALGHPIGASGARILVTLIHEMQKRQSVYGLATLCVGGGQGVSVIVKQEV, via the coding sequence ATGGAAGAAGTAGTCATTGTTGCAGCGAAACGTTCTGCAATTGGAAAATTTGGTGGCCAATTTAAAGGCATCTCAGCAGTTGAATTAGGGGTAGAAGTATTAAAAGAAACACTCGCTTCAATTGACTTAGACCCAACAAAAGTTGAACAAGTGATCTTGGGGAATGTATTAAGTGCAGGACTTGGCCAAAATGTTGCGCGCCAAGTCGCCCTAAAATCAGGTTTGTCTAATGAATCAACTGCCGTAACCATTAACCAAGTTTGTGGTTCAGGATTGCGTACTGTCATGATGGGCGCACAAGCTATCATGCTTGGTGACGCTGATATTGTTGTCGCAGGTGGTACGGAAAATATGACTCGCGCACCATACGTGGTTGATTCCGCTCGTTGGGGTCAGCGTATGGGTAACGGTCAAATGATTGACACTATGCTACACGATGGGCTAACTGATGCCTTCTCAAACGATGCGATGGGGATTACAGCAGAAAATATTGCGGACCAGTACGGGATTTCCCGTGAAGCCCAAGATGAATTTGCAGCCGCTAGCCAAGTCAAGGCTGTAGCAGCGAAAGAGGCTGATCGTTTTGCAGAAGAAATTGTCCCAGTGACTATCCAACAAAAAAATGGCACGCAAGTGGTGGCTGAAGATGAAGGGCCACGTTCGGGTATTACAGCAAAACGTTTGGGTAAATTGCAACCAGCCTTTAAAGAGGAGGGAACAGTGACAGCAGGTAATTCATCAAGTATCAATGATGGAGCAGCAATGCTTGTCTTGATGTCTAAGCGTAAGGCTGATGAACTAGGGCTTAAACCCATGGTATCTATTGCTTCTTACGCAACGGGTGGGGTAGATCCTTCTATTATGGGGACAGGCCCAATCCCAACAACGATCAAGGCCTTAGAAAAGGCCAATATTACAGCAGGAGACCTAGATTTAATTGAGGCCAATGAAGCCTTTGCATCCCAAGCTTTATGTGTAACCACAAGCCTAGAATTGCCAGCTGAAAAGGTTAACGTGAACGGTGGGGCAATTGCTCTTGGTCATCCGATTGGTGCGTCAGGCGCCCGTATCTTGGTAACTTTGATCCATGAAATGCAAAAACGTCAGTCAGTTTATGGTTTAGCGACCCTATGTGTGGGCGGCGGTCAAGGGGTATCCGTCATTGTAAAACAAGAAGTTTAA
- a CDS encoding ISL3 family transposase, giving the protein MSHTSIIKQLCGIFDNNIDITIPKSMHLLPLEKYHEINHFVLHGVLTYKPKACMHCGVKNTGNQDIIKHGFKPAIIRLPNTATNPVLLKLQKQRFYCKHCAQTFIAETPLVEKFCCISKTIKSQISSELIETQSMRLIAKRYHVSSPTVARTLMKASMGLSPKGNYLPNHLGVDEFKSTNRVANAMSAVLVDTHNRRLIDIVVDRKQASLIDYFSSFTWTARNSVKTVSIDLYTPYLEVIRTCFPNAKIVIDRFHIVKLLNETINSIRIKVMNAIKTSRPSDYKKLKKLKKQWKLLLKNAEDLNFTDTHYVRQFGEAISEQRIVDYLLSISHELLVTYTLMNELKYAISTHDINIFNEILHGTKNHTLPSRTRRTIKTLVKFLPYIHNALKYTVSNGPTEGINNKIKLIKRTGFGYSNFHHLRARILVQFKLNYKPSNPKPYTFEGIAS; this is encoded by the coding sequence ATGTCCCATACATCTATTATAAAACAACTCTGCGGTATTTTCGACAATAATATCGATATTACAATACCAAAATCTATGCATCTGTTGCCACTTGAAAAGTATCATGAAATAAATCATTTCGTTTTACATGGGGTTCTTACGTACAAGCCTAAGGCTTGTATGCACTGTGGTGTAAAGAATACTGGTAATCAAGATATCATCAAACATGGCTTTAAACCAGCTATCATTAGATTACCGAACACAGCTACTAATCCTGTTTTACTTAAATTACAGAAGCAACGCTTTTATTGTAAACACTGTGCACAAACTTTTATCGCTGAAACACCATTAGTTGAAAAATTTTGCTGTATTTCTAAAACCATTAAAAGTCAAATTAGCTCCGAATTGATTGAAACGCAATCTATGCGGTTAATCGCTAAACGTTATCATGTCTCTTCTCCAACAGTGGCCAGAACTTTAATGAAAGCAAGTATGGGACTATCACCTAAGGGAAATTATCTCCCGAATCACCTCGGTGTAGATGAGTTTAAATCGACTAATCGTGTAGCCAATGCAATGAGTGCTGTCCTTGTGGACACGCATAATAGAAGGCTAATTGATATTGTCGTTGATAGAAAACAAGCGTCGCTCATCGATTACTTTTCTTCTTTTACCTGGACTGCCCGAAACAGCGTGAAGACAGTTTCGATTGATTTATATACACCTTATCTAGAGGTCATTCGCACATGTTTCCCTAATGCGAAGATTGTCATTGATCGATTCCATATAGTAAAGCTGTTGAATGAAACAATCAATTCTATTCGTATTAAAGTGATGAATGCTATCAAAACAAGCCGTCCATCGGACTACAAAAAACTCAAAAAACTCAAAAAACAATGGAAATTGTTGTTAAAGAATGCTGAAGATTTAAATTTCACGGATACACATTATGTTCGTCAATTTGGTGAAGCAATATCAGAACAACGTATTGTTGATTATCTTTTGAGTATCTCACACGAACTTTTAGTTACTTATACCCTGATGAATGAATTAAAATATGCCATTTCAACTCATGATATCAATATTTTTAATGAAATCTTACATGGGACTAAGAACCACACTTTGCCAAGTCGTACGAGAAGAACCATCAAAACATTAGTCAAATTCTTGCCTTATATACACAACGCCTTAAAATATACTGTATCAAATGGTCCTACCGAAGGTATTAACAATAAAATTAAATTAATTAAACGAACAGGTTTTGGATATTCGAACTTCCATCATTTACGTGCAAGAATTTTAGTCCAATTCAAATTAAATTACAAACCATCCAATCCTAAACCATATACATTTGAGGGGATAGCAAGTTAA
- a CDS encoding IS1380 family transposase, which translates to MISLHKNQVKFNSNIIISHTGGRLSSDSGLVLVKEVMDTFKFSDLAKSLLDIKDNRAYYTHDNLAILEQLIMQLIAGYSADSSANLLRHDPVFQMVLGRKQLASQSSISRFLDRFTTENVGQLQSLNQSLIDKARLIRNDTELIIDLDSTHSDTFGHQEQTDYNAHYQTYGYHPLVAFDGLTGDFLKAELRSGNQYTSKGVKAFIDPLLHHYNESIPNSDILVRGDSGFATPEVYESCEENESQYVIRLKNNRRLSQLAEQSVLYGDNQKWEDREVQYFSMPYQAQSWSNPRRVCIRSIREAGELLFQHAFIVTNLSDNVSPEVIFSLYGKRGTMENFIKEAKGGFYFDKTDSPRFLENHVRMMISLLAYNLINCLKTIGFDKKNQGMTIHSIRLTLLKVAGKLIKTGRQVYLKLSSYHVYQTEFYKVFERLRRFRQWI; encoded by the coding sequence ATGATTAGCTTACACAAAAACCAGGTAAAATTCAATTCAAACATAATCATTTCGCATACAGGTGGTCGTTTATCGAGTGATTCGGGTTTAGTCTTAGTTAAAGAAGTAATGGATACCTTCAAGTTTTCTGATTTGGCAAAATCACTTCTGGACATTAAAGACAACCGTGCTTACTACACGCATGATAATTTAGCGATATTAGAACAGCTCATTATGCAACTGATTGCTGGTTATTCGGCAGACTCGTCAGCTAATCTGTTACGACATGATCCAGTCTTTCAAATGGTGTTAGGCAGAAAACAATTAGCCTCACAATCGTCAATTTCACGGTTTCTGGATCGTTTCACCACAGAAAATGTGGGTCAATTACAATCATTAAATCAGTCGCTCATTGATAAAGCGCGTTTGATTCGCAATGACACCGAGTTAATCATTGATCTCGATTCCACTCATTCAGATACCTTTGGCCATCAAGAACAAACAGATTATAATGCACATTATCAAACCTACGGCTACCACCCATTAGTTGCCTTTGACGGACTGACTGGAGATTTCTTAAAAGCTGAACTGCGTTCAGGTAATCAGTACACATCTAAAGGGGTGAAAGCCTTTATCGACCCATTGTTACACCACTACAATGAATCCATACCGAATAGTGACATATTGGTTCGTGGAGACAGCGGCTTCGCAACACCAGAGGTGTATGAGTCTTGTGAAGAAAATGAAAGTCAGTATGTGATCCGATTAAAGAACAATCGGAGGTTAAGTCAATTAGCTGAGCAATCCGTTCTTTACGGGGATAACCAAAAATGGGAAGATCGGGAAGTTCAGTATTTTTCAATGCCTTATCAAGCACAATCATGGTCGAACCCCCGTCGTGTCTGTATTCGATCAATCCGTGAAGCAGGAGAACTCCTCTTTCAACACGCATTCATTGTGACTAATCTATCCGATAATGTCTCACCTGAAGTCATATTCTCTCTTTACGGCAAGCGAGGGACAATGGAGAATTTCATCAAAGAAGCGAAAGGTGGCTTTTATTTCGATAAAACAGATAGTCCACGCTTCTTAGAAAATCATGTCAGAATGATGATTAGTCTGCTTGCATACAACCTCATCAACTGTCTAAAGACTATCGGCTTTGATAAAAAGAACCAAGGGATGACTATTCATTCCATCCGACTAACATTGCTTAAAGTTGCCGGAAAACTCATTAAAACAGGTAGACAAGTCTATCTCAAACTGTCGAGTTATCATGTGTATCAAACTGAATTTTATAAGGTTTTTGAACGCCTACGGCGATTTAGGCAATGGATTTAG
- the parC gene encoding DNA topoisomerase IV subunit A produces MVEIQKLTLEEVMGDRFGRYSKYIIQDRALPDIRDGLKPVQRRILFAMFQEGNTSSSNFRKSAKTVGNVIGNYHPHGDSSVYEAMVRMSQDWKNREVLVEMHGNNGSMDGDSAAAMRYTEARLSKIADELLRDLDKDTVEMILNFDDTAEEPTVLPAGFPNLLVNGATGISAGYATEIPPHNLGEIIDATTYLIDHPNATINKLMDFVPGPDFPTGAIIQGKEELKKAYTSGRGKVVVRSKHHIETDRGGKEKIVITEIPYEVNKANLVRRMDELRLNRSIDGIQEVRDETDRNGLQIVIELKKDASSDAILNYFYKNSDLQINYNFNMVAINDQRPELVGIREALNAYIGHRYEIIRRRTTFDLNKAQRRLHIVDGLVKAMSILDQVIATIRNSKNKSDSRYNLIEAFDFSEAQAEAIVSLQLYRLTNTDVTALENERLQLNEDIAAYQAILSDDKVLYGRMKSELKAIKKAYASERRTEIQDEIQEVIVKKQLLIPEEDVVVVVTRGGYIKRSSLRSFKASGIEEVGLRDGDHVQFLEKMSTLDQLVFITNKGNYIFQPVYELQDIRWKDLGEHVSQRIAFASDESIIGVFKYDENSKDNLLLASAAGMIKQTALSEFKEFRGYKNKSSLAMNLSSDTDQVIGVYRIDGATDQSQAQVILVTHFGFTLRYSIDEISIIGVRAKGVKSINLKQDDYVVGLSYAAVPDDNLQLMMVTQRGHMKRLKWAEINVLGRAKRGLVALKELKSNPHRFVAAFEVIDTNQIFEVVTSQSHREMFRAGDVAIANRYSNGSMLVDEKDHGQISLVTPLIDFTSFDPEK; encoded by the coding sequence ATGGTTGAAATTCAAAAATTAACATTAGAAGAGGTAATGGGTGACCGTTTTGGAAGGTATTCTAAATACATCATCCAAGACCGGGCGCTACCTGATATTCGGGATGGATTAAAACCAGTTCAACGCCGGATTTTATTCGCGATGTTTCAAGAGGGGAATACTTCTTCTTCAAACTTCCGTAAATCGGCCAAAACAGTCGGTAATGTAATTGGTAACTACCACCCACACGGTGATTCATCAGTTTATGAAGCCATGGTCCGTATGTCTCAAGACTGGAAGAACCGTGAAGTTTTAGTAGAAATGCACGGGAATAACGGGTCTATGGACGGTGACTCTGCAGCTGCCATGCGGTATACAGAAGCCCGTTTATCGAAGATTGCTGATGAATTATTGCGTGATCTTGATAAAGACACGGTCGAAATGATCCTAAACTTTGATGACACGGCTGAAGAACCAACTGTTTTACCGGCAGGTTTCCCAAACCTTTTGGTTAACGGGGCAACTGGTATTTCAGCGGGTTACGCCACTGAAATTCCGCCGCATAATCTAGGTGAAATTATTGATGCAACAACTTATTTAATCGACCATCCAAATGCCACAATCAACAAGTTGATGGACTTTGTTCCTGGACCAGATTTCCCAACAGGGGCTATTATCCAAGGGAAAGAAGAGTTGAAGAAAGCTTATACTTCTGGACGCGGGAAAGTCGTTGTTCGGTCTAAACACCATATTGAAACAGACCGCGGTGGTAAAGAGAAAATCGTGATCACGGAAATTCCATATGAAGTGAATAAGGCTAACCTAGTGCGCCGGATGGATGAGTTACGGTTGAACCGGTCAATTGACGGTATTCAAGAAGTCCGCGATGAAACAGATCGTAACGGCCTACAAATCGTGATTGAATTGAAAAAGGATGCGAGTTCTGATGCCATCCTAAACTACTTCTACAAAAATTCTGATCTGCAAATTAACTATAACTTCAACATGGTGGCCATTAATGACCAACGTCCTGAATTAGTCGGGATTAGAGAAGCTTTAAATGCTTATATCGGCCACCGGTATGAAATTATTCGTCGCCGGACAACCTTTGATTTAAACAAGGCCCAACGTCGTTTACATATCGTAGACGGATTGGTCAAAGCCATGTCTATTTTAGACCAAGTGATTGCGACGATTAGAAACTCTAAGAACAAATCAGACTCTAGATACAACTTGATTGAAGCTTTTGATTTTTCAGAAGCCCAAGCAGAAGCCATCGTAAGCCTACAATTGTACCGTTTAACCAATACAGACGTTACTGCCTTGGAGAATGAACGACTGCAATTAAATGAGGATATTGCTGCTTACCAAGCAATCTTATCTGACGACAAAGTCCTATATGGCCGAATGAAGTCTGAACTCAAAGCGATTAAGAAAGCTTACGCTTCTGAACGTCGTACCGAGATTCAAGATGAAATCCAAGAAGTCATCGTTAAGAAACAATTATTAATTCCTGAGGAGGATGTTGTCGTTGTTGTAACCCGTGGTGGTTATATCAAACGATCTAGTCTGCGGTCGTTTAAAGCTTCTGGTATTGAAGAAGTTGGTTTACGAGACGGAGACCATGTCCAATTCCTTGAAAAAATGTCTACTTTGGACCAATTAGTATTCATAACCAATAAAGGGAACTACATCTTCCAACCAGTTTATGAATTACAAGACATCCGTTGGAAAGACTTAGGGGAGCATGTTTCGCAAAGAATTGCTTTTGCGAGTGACGAATCAATTATCGGTGTCTTTAAATACGATGAAAACAGCAAAGATAACCTCTTGCTCGCATCAGCGGCTGGTATGATTAAACAAACGGCCTTGTCAGAATTCAAAGAATTCCGCGGTTATAAAAACAAATCATCTTTAGCGATGAATTTATCTTCTGACACTGACCAAGTAATTGGTGTCTACCGTATTGACGGCGCAACTGACCAAAGCCAAGCCCAAGTCATTTTAGTGACGCATTTTGGTTTTACCTTAAGATACAGCATTGATGAAATTTCAATTATTGGTGTGCGTGCTAAAGGTGTTAAATCCATTAACCTGAAACAAGATGATTATGTGGTTGGATTGTCATACGCAGCCGTTCCAGATGATAACTTGCAATTGATGATGGTGACCCAGAGAGGGCATATGAAACGATTGAAATGGGCTGAAATTAACGTTCTTGGTCGTGCTAAGCGTGGTTTAGTGGCCTTAAAAGAATTGAAATCAAACCCGCATCGTTTTGTTGCTGCCTTTGAAGTCATTGATACTAATCAAATATTTGAAGTTGTTACAAGTCAATCTCATCGAGAAATGTTTAGAGCTGGTGACGTGGCAATTGCCAACCGTTATTCAAACGGATCTATGCTTGTAGATGAGAAAGACCATGGTCAAATTAGCTTAGTAACACCGTTAATCGACTTCACGTCTTTTGATCCGGAAAAATAA
- the parE gene encoding DNA topoisomerase IV subunit B, producing MMKKIESGVNDLAKPTNQNNKSTYDESSIQVLEGLEAVRKRPGMYIGSTDARGLHHLVYEIVDNSIDEAFSGYADHITVTLAKDGSAIVTDNGRGMPIGKHTSGKPTVEVILTVLHAGGKFGGSGYKTSGGLHGVGSSVVNALSSKFIATVHRDGKEYYQEFTNGGKPGKPKTKAFKSKNTGTKIQFYPDAEIFGNIKFDPSTIREHLRESAFLLKDLRIDFIDEINETEETFHYAEGIKAFVDYLNEDKDVLHDVVFFQGVENGIEIELAFQYNDGYSETVLSFVNNVRTADGGTHESGMRTGLTKSFNEYARKVDLLKTKEKNLEGSDVREGYTAVLSLRVPEEILQFEGQTKSKLGTPQARSASDKIVSENLAVYLIENGETAQMLVRKALKAREARDAARKAREASRGAKGKRKEVLLSGKLTPAQGRNAKKNELFLVEGDSAGGSAKQGRDRKFQAILPLRGKVLNTEKASIQDILKNEELNTIIYTIGAGVGAEFEVEDANYDKVIIMTDADTDGAHIQVLLLTFFFRYMKPLVEAGKVYLAMPPLYKVSKGKGKNEITEYAWTDDELKAVTDKVGKGYILQRYKGLGEMNADQLWETTMDPETRTLVRVTIDDLSLAEKRVSVLMGNKVEPRRKWIEDNVAFTMDEEDTLLENASDNDAGDKEEVVEILENQNQTSVTANEDVDDLAGGQINLFDEDGDY from the coding sequence ATGATGAAAAAGATTGAAAGTGGGGTAAACGATTTGGCCAAACCAACAAACCAAAATAATAAATCAACTTATGATGAAAGTTCGATCCAGGTATTAGAAGGCCTGGAAGCAGTTAGAAAACGTCCTGGTATGTATATCGGGTCAACAGATGCACGTGGTTTACACCATTTAGTGTATGAGATTGTCGATAACTCAATTGACGAGGCCTTTAGTGGATATGCTGACCATATTACAGTAACCCTTGCTAAAGACGGTTCAGCAATTGTTACCGATAATGGACGTGGGATGCCGATTGGTAAACATACTAGCGGTAAGCCGACTGTTGAGGTCATCTTAACGGTCCTTCATGCGGGTGGTAAATTCGGTGGTTCAGGCTATAAAACTTCAGGGGGTCTACACGGTGTAGGTTCATCTGTAGTAAATGCCTTGTCCAGCAAATTTATTGCCACAGTTCACCGGGACGGCAAGGAATACTACCAGGAATTTACCAATGGTGGTAAACCAGGCAAACCCAAAACAAAAGCCTTTAAAAGCAAAAACACCGGCACTAAAATCCAATTTTATCCGGATGCTGAAATTTTTGGCAATATTAAATTTGACCCGTCAACTATTCGGGAACACTTACGGGAATCAGCCTTTTTATTAAAAGACTTACGTATCGACTTTATTGATGAAATCAACGAAACTGAGGAAACCTTCCATTATGCAGAAGGGATTAAGGCCTTTGTCGATTACTTAAATGAAGACAAGGACGTTTTACATGATGTCGTCTTTTTCCAAGGGGTTGAAAACGGGATTGAAATCGAATTGGCCTTCCAATATAACGATGGTTATTCGGAAACAGTCTTATCATTCGTCAATAACGTAAGAACTGCAGATGGCGGGACCCATGAATCGGGGATGCGAACAGGTTTAACTAAGTCTTTCAATGAATACGCCCGTAAGGTGGACTTGTTGAAGACTAAAGAAAAGAACCTTGAAGGATCTGACGTACGAGAAGGGTATACAGCTGTCTTATCGCTACGGGTTCCTGAAGAAATCTTGCAGTTTGAAGGGCAAACCAAGTCTAAATTAGGGACACCACAAGCGCGTTCAGCTTCTGATAAAATCGTATCTGAAAACTTAGCGGTTTACCTAATTGAAAACGGGGAAACAGCACAAATGCTGGTCCGCAAAGCTTTAAAAGCACGTGAAGCGAGAGATGCTGCCCGTAAAGCCCGTGAAGCGTCACGTGGCGCTAAGGGGAAACGTAAGGAAGTCCTATTATCTGGTAAATTAACGCCGGCACAGGGCCGTAATGCCAAGAAGAATGAACTGTTCCTAGTGGAGGGGGATTCTGCCGGCGGTTCGGCTAAACAAGGGCGGGACCGTAAATTCCAGGCGATCTTGCCATTACGTGGTAAGGTATTAAACACTGAAAAAGCCAGCATACAAGATATTTTAAAAAATGAAGAGTTGAACACCATTATCTATACCATTGGTGCAGGTGTAGGGGCTGAATTTGAGGTTGAGGATGCCAACTACGATAAAGTCATCATCATGACCGATGCCGATACCGATGGGGCCCATATCCAGGTGCTACTGTTGACCTTTTTCTTCCGCTATATGAAACCTTTAGTAGAGGCGGGCAAAGTCTATCTTGCTATGCCACCCTTGTATAAGGTGTCTAAGGGTAAAGGGAAAAACGAGATCACTGAATACGCTTGGACGGATGACGAGTTAAAAGCTGTGACTGATAAAGTCGGCAAAGGCTATATCTTACAACGTTACAAAGGTTTGGGTGAGATGAATGCGGACCAATTATGGGAAACGACTATGGATCCTGAAACACGTACCCTAGTCCGGGTAACAATTGACGATTTATCCCTAGCTGAAAAACGGGTATCTGTTTTAATGGGGAATAAGGTTGAACCTAGACGGAAATGGATTGAAGACAATGTGGCCTTCACCATGGATGAAGAAGATACCCTACTTGAAAATGCCTCAGATAATGATGCTGGCGACAAGGAGGAAGTTGTCGAGATTTTAGAAAACCAAAATCAAACCAGTGTCACTGCTAATGAAGATGTGGATGACTTAGCTGGTGGGCAAATTAATTTATTTGATGAAGATGGTGATTATTAA
- the plsY gene encoding glycerol-3-phosphate 1-O-acyltransferase PlsY, with product MLTILLLVIAYLLGSIPFGLVIGKLIYKKDIRQFGSGNIGTTNAFRAFGTTGGVLVFICDMVKGAIPVLLAIRLNLGLHPLLFGGMAIVGHSFPLFLKFNGGKAVATSFGVVLAYHPVFALISIASFFVSLFITSMVSFSSIFAVIFATILSLFYQDLGLTIAAVLVLILVVVRHKDNIKRIRQGTESKVPFGLNKAKKK from the coding sequence ATGTTAACGATTCTATTACTAGTCATCGCTTACCTATTGGGATCTATTCCCTTTGGTTTAGTTATCGGCAAACTCATCTATAAAAAAGATATTCGCCAATTCGGCTCAGGAAATATCGGTACGACAAATGCCTTCCGAGCTTTTGGGACCACTGGAGGCGTCCTTGTTTTCATCTGTGATATGGTAAAAGGGGCAATACCCGTCTTACTAGCCATCCGGTTGAATCTTGGCTTACACCCTTTACTATTTGGTGGTATGGCCATCGTTGGTCACTCATTCCCACTATTCCTGAAATTTAATGGTGGTAAAGCAGTAGCAACCTCATTTGGTGTAGTTTTAGCCTATCATCCGGTATTTGCCTTGATTTCAATCGCATCATTCTTTGTATCCTTATTCATCACGAGTATGGTAAGCTTCTCCTCTATCTTTGCGGTGATTTTTGCAACGATTTTAAGCTTATTCTACCAAGACTTGGGTTTAACAATTGCGGCTGTTTTAGTCTTAATCCTGGTTGTTGTCCGTCATAAAGATAACATTAAACGGATTCGTCAAGGGACAGAGTCAAAAGTGCCCTTTGGTTTAAACAAAGCCAAGAAAAAATAA